In one window of Rhodoglobus vestalii DNA:
- the xseA gene encoding exodeoxyribonuclease VII large subunit, with the protein MTIAEGAPTVDTPWPVSVLSQKVRGWIERLGTAWVEGEITQWGGSGGNIYGKLKDLEVDATISFTIWSSVRTKLPNDLKQGDRVVALVKPNYWVKGGTLTMQVLEMRHVGLGDLLERLELLRQKLHAEGLFEHKKPLPFLPNCIGLVTAKDSDAEKDVVRNAQLRWPSVKFRTAHAAVQGERAVKEVSDGIRLLDADPEVDVIIVARGGGDFQNLLVFSDESLVRTAAACQTPLVSAIGHENDRPLLDEVADLRASTPTDAAKRVVPDVAEELSRVQQARAAMRLRITQRLSNEGDRLESLRTRPVLANPVSLVDAHADELSRYVSRSHELVERAIEKAQAGMTELTGQLRALSPQRTLQRGYAIAQLSDGTALRSRADATEGTQLLLTVADGKISTTVTDQPADS; encoded by the coding sequence ATGACCATCGCAGAGGGCGCGCCCACCGTCGATACTCCGTGGCCGGTCTCGGTGCTGTCGCAGAAAGTTCGCGGATGGATCGAACGGCTCGGCACTGCGTGGGTGGAAGGTGAAATCACCCAGTGGGGTGGTTCGGGCGGCAACATCTACGGCAAGCTCAAAGATCTCGAAGTTGATGCCACCATCTCCTTCACTATTTGGTCATCGGTTCGCACCAAGCTTCCGAACGACCTGAAGCAGGGCGACCGCGTTGTCGCGCTCGTCAAGCCCAACTACTGGGTCAAGGGTGGCACCCTCACAATGCAGGTGCTGGAGATGCGGCATGTTGGGCTCGGCGACCTGCTTGAACGCCTTGAACTGCTGCGCCAGAAGCTGCACGCTGAGGGGCTCTTCGAGCACAAGAAGCCGCTGCCGTTTCTCCCCAACTGCATCGGGCTCGTCACTGCCAAAGATAGTGACGCCGAGAAAGATGTCGTGCGCAACGCCCAATTGCGCTGGCCGTCGGTGAAGTTTCGCACCGCACACGCCGCGGTGCAGGGCGAGCGCGCCGTCAAAGAGGTCTCAGACGGCATTCGACTATTGGATGCCGACCCCGAGGTTGATGTCATCATCGTTGCCCGCGGAGGTGGAGACTTTCAGAACCTGCTCGTCTTCAGCGATGAGTCGTTGGTGCGCACGGCTGCCGCCTGCCAGACTCCTCTGGTCTCTGCGATCGGCCACGAGAATGATAGGCCGCTCCTCGATGAGGTAGCTGATTTGCGAGCATCCACGCCCACAGATGCAGCCAAGCGGGTTGTTCCGGATGTCGCGGAAGAGTTGAGTCGTGTGCAGCAGGCGCGCGCGGCAATGCGATTGCGCATCACGCAACGTTTGAGCAACGAGGGCGATCGCCTAGAGTCACTGCGCACGAGGCCGGTACTGGCGAATCCGGTGTCTCTGGTGGATGCCCACGCCGATGAGCTTTCACGTTACGTCTCTCGCAGCCATGAACTGGTCGAGCGTGCGATCGAGAAGGCGCAGGCGGGTATGACCGAATTGACGGGTCAATTGCGTGCCCTCTCTCCTCAGCGCACGCTGCAGCGCGGTTATGCGATTGCCCAGCTTTCGGACGGCACAGCCCTACGTTCACGCGCCGATGCCACCGAGGGCACCCAGTTGTTGCTCACGGTGGCTGATGGCAAGATTTCCACCACTGTCACCGACCAGCCGGCCGATAGCTAG
- a CDS encoding exodeoxyribonuclease VII small subunit, producing the protein MATPKKISVSDLSYEQARDELIAVVGELEQGSATLEQSLALWERGEALAQRCEEWLVGARARLDAARTSSPTSGVGQ; encoded by the coding sequence GTGGCTACCCCCAAAAAGATTTCTGTCAGCGACCTCAGCTATGAACAGGCGCGGGATGAACTCATCGCCGTGGTCGGTGAGCTTGAGCAGGGTTCAGCGACGCTCGAACAGTCTCTTGCCCTCTGGGAACGCGGCGAAGCTCTGGCTCAACGCTGCGAGGAATGGCTTGTTGGCGCGCGAGCGCGACTCGATGCCGCCCGCACTTCCTCCCCTACTTCAGGCGTGGGGCAGTAA
- a CDS encoding DUF4245 domain-containing protein — MAKKSTPRVVAELGRPETSAETFARKAENSRKHRANQTLFNLVIATGASLGVVLFLVLVVVRPTDTTPVSADYQTIAAEAQTDASEPLLAPALPDDWYSNSARLGTNSSVQTWYVGLVTPLSPSSPSAQFIALEQGIDANDTWLAIVTDNALATGTTTIDGIDWTIYDRRSSPDTGNYAYSMSAQIADSTVVLHGTASTAEFELLAASIATKASLE; from the coding sequence ATGGCCAAGAAGAGTACCCCGCGCGTCGTGGCCGAGCTGGGGCGCCCAGAGACCTCAGCGGAGACCTTCGCGCGCAAAGCCGAAAACTCTCGCAAGCATCGTGCAAACCAGACCCTCTTTAACCTCGTAATTGCCACGGGCGCCTCGCTCGGTGTTGTGCTTTTTCTTGTATTGGTGGTTGTTCGCCCCACCGACACCACACCAGTGTCGGCCGACTATCAAACCATTGCGGCGGAAGCGCAAACGGATGCGAGCGAACCCCTCCTTGCTCCGGCGTTGCCCGATGATTGGTACTCCAATTCGGCCAGGCTGGGTACGAACTCCTCTGTTCAGACCTGGTATGTCGGCTTGGTGACACCGTTGTCGCCCTCATCACCGTCCGCACAGTTCATCGCCCTTGAGCAGGGAATTGATGCCAACGACACCTGGTTGGCGATCGTCACCGATAACGCGCTGGCAACCGGCACGACGACGATCGATGGAATCGACTGGACGATCTATGACCGTCGCTCTTCCCCTGACACCGGAAACTACGCTTATTCGATGTCGGCGCAGATTGCGGACAGCACGGTTGTGTTGCACGGAACCGCCAGCACGGCAGAGTTCGAACTGTTGGCAGCGTCAATCGCCACCAAGGCGTCGCTGGAGTGA
- a CDS encoding carbonic anhydrase codes for MSRGNERFIAGEPYHPRQDVERRTELANAQAPHAALFGCSDSRLAAEIIFDKGLGDLFVVRNAGQIISDSVVGSLEYAVSVLNVPLILVLGHDECGAVAAAIASQGAEHPALPPHIESLIAKIVPAVRRVAGSETGFVDTTTISSTDVGREHLRETIAELVSSSELISEAIAAGTLAVVGANYRLLEGRAVPDVIVGTV; via the coding sequence ATGTCGCGCGGCAACGAGCGTTTCATTGCCGGTGAGCCCTATCACCCTCGTCAAGATGTTGAGCGACGCACCGAACTCGCAAACGCCCAGGCACCCCACGCTGCTCTCTTCGGGTGCAGTGATTCACGCCTAGCTGCTGAGATCATTTTTGATAAAGGACTCGGCGATCTATTTGTGGTGCGGAACGCCGGCCAGATCATCTCTGACTCGGTGGTCGGATCGCTGGAGTATGCGGTCAGCGTTCTCAATGTGCCGCTGATCTTGGTTCTCGGCCACGATGAGTGCGGTGCCGTGGCTGCCGCCATTGCCTCACAGGGGGCCGAGCATCCCGCACTGCCCCCGCACATCGAGTCACTCATCGCAAAGATCGTGCCCGCCGTGCGCCGCGTGGCTGGCAGCGAGACCGGGTTCGTCGACACAACCACCATCAGCTCAACGGATGTCGGCCGCGAACACCTGCGCGAAACCATTGCAGAACTAGTGAGCTCCTCAGAACTTATTAGCGAGGCAATTGCCGCGGGTACGCTTGCAGTAGTGGGCGCGAACTATCGCTTGCTTGAAGGTAGGGCAGTGCCAGACGTCATCGTCGGCACCGTGTAG
- a CDS encoding class II fumarate hydratase, protein MTSSTEYRIEHDTMGEVRVPKDALYGAQTQRAVENFPISGTGLEPAQIVALARVKRAAAMANAELGKLDSGIAEAIVGAADQIIDGQHHDQFPVDTYQTGSGTSSNMNMNEVLARLASDSLGSVVHPNDHVNASQSSNDVFPTSVHLAVTGALLGDLIPALEHLAAALDVKAELWKGAVKAGRTHLMDATPVTLGQEFAGYARQIRLGIARAQSTIPRVAEVPLGGTAVGTGINTPLGFPQRVITILAENSGLPITEAEDHFEAQGARDSLVEASGALRVIAVSVTKICNDLRWMGSGPNTGLGELNIPDLQPGSSIMPGKVNPVIPEAVLMVCARVIGNDATIAWGGASGAFELNVAIPVMGTSLLESIRLLSNSLRALADKTVDGLEANLPRALALAESSPSIVTPLNKIIGYEAAAKIAKHAVAQSMTVREAVIDLGFVERGEVTIDQLDAALDVLSMTTPG, encoded by the coding sequence GTGACGAGTTCAACCGAATACCGCATCGAACACGACACCATGGGCGAAGTACGCGTGCCCAAGGACGCCCTCTATGGCGCCCAGACGCAGCGTGCCGTCGAAAACTTTCCCATTTCGGGCACCGGTCTCGAACCAGCCCAAATCGTCGCTCTGGCCCGCGTCAAGCGCGCCGCGGCGATGGCCAACGCTGAACTGGGCAAGCTCGACTCGGGTATTGCCGAGGCCATCGTCGGCGCCGCTGATCAGATTATTGACGGCCAGCATCACGATCAGTTCCCGGTAGACACCTACCAAACCGGCAGCGGCACCTCCTCGAACATGAACATGAACGAGGTGCTTGCTCGACTCGCGAGCGACTCGCTCGGCAGCGTTGTACACCCCAACGACCACGTGAACGCGTCACAGTCATCCAACGACGTGTTTCCCACCTCAGTGCACCTTGCTGTGACCGGTGCCCTTCTTGGCGACCTCATCCCGGCGTTGGAGCATCTTGCCGCGGCACTCGATGTCAAAGCAGAACTCTGGAAGGGCGCGGTCAAGGCCGGGCGAACCCACCTCATGGATGCCACCCCCGTGACCCTGGGACAGGAGTTTGCTGGCTACGCGCGCCAGATTCGACTCGGCATCGCCCGCGCGCAATCAACGATTCCACGCGTCGCGGAAGTTCCCCTTGGCGGTACCGCCGTCGGTACCGGAATCAATACTCCACTCGGCTTTCCCCAGCGCGTAATCACGATCCTTGCCGAAAACTCGGGCCTGCCGATCACCGAGGCGGAGGACCACTTCGAAGCTCAGGGCGCTCGCGATTCGCTCGTAGAGGCCTCTGGCGCCCTCCGAGTCATCGCGGTCTCCGTCACCAAGATCTGCAACGATCTGCGCTGGATGGGCTCCGGACCCAACACCGGGCTTGGCGAACTAAACATTCCCGACCTCCAACCCGGCTCCTCAATCATGCCCGGCAAGGTCAACCCCGTCATCCCCGAAGCTGTTCTCATGGTGTGTGCCCGCGTGATCGGCAACGATGCGACGATCGCCTGGGGTGGAGCATCCGGAGCCTTCGAACTCAACGTGGCGATTCCTGTGATGGGAACATCACTCCTCGAATCGATCCGACTGCTCTCCAACTCGCTGCGAGCACTCGCCGACAAGACCGTCGATGGCCTCGAAGCTAACCTGCCGCGCGCCCTCGCACTGGCCGAATCCTCGCCGTCAATCGTGACACCGCTCAACAAAATTATCGGCTACGAAGCGGCCGCCAAAATTGCAAAGCACGCTGTCGCGCAGTCGATGACGGTACGCGAAGCAGTAATCGACTTAGGCTTTGTCGAACGCGGCGAAGTAACCATCGACCAGTTGGATGCCGCACTCGACGTTCTGTCGATGACCACACCCGGTTAG
- a CDS encoding fumarate hydratase: protein MAWVWWFIAVPLGVAAVWAVFAPRNQWRSLFSWSVADVHTSEPGGAAYAYRRLIAAIALGLALLMIVIAVVWSSTRDPVEPPRANHVEQTWGTPEPLLMHRTFQPALAPTDTLVDVPIDSYLPVNDDGGAPLYLLDLEPFSRLGTTNIPGYIGSIPSETDAIISRADVIVKVRGPLLCVPRTVVAIETPERVHLAVLYGLPNPADGSTPNNAEACPLGEDLTGSVLIPITLTDPIGERIVEALDGAPLTMAGLGD from the coding sequence GTGGCGTGGGTTTGGTGGTTTATTGCGGTTCCCCTGGGGGTAGCCGCTGTCTGGGCGGTCTTTGCACCCCGAAATCAGTGGCGCAGCCTCTTTTCTTGGTCAGTTGCCGACGTTCACACCTCAGAACCGGGCGGTGCTGCCTACGCGTACCGTCGTCTGATCGCGGCCATTGCCCTCGGCCTTGCGCTCCTGATGATTGTGATTGCCGTTGTCTGGTCTTCTACCCGGGATCCAGTCGAACCTCCCCGAGCCAACCACGTGGAACAAACGTGGGGAACGCCCGAACCGCTGCTGATGCACCGCACTTTTCAACCAGCTCTAGCCCCCACTGACACTCTCGTTGATGTGCCGATCGACAGCTACCTACCGGTGAACGATGATGGGGGCGCGCCGCTATATTTGCTCGATCTTGAACCGTTTTCTCGCCTCGGCACCACCAACATCCCGGGCTATATCGGCAGCATCCCCAGCGAAACTGACGCCATCATTAGTCGTGCAGATGTGATTGTGAAGGTGCGGGGACCACTTCTGTGTGTTCCGCGCACTGTGGTGGCGATTGAGACCCCAGAACGGGTCCACCTTGCGGTGCTCTATGGGCTACCAAATCCCGCTGATGGTTCGACGCCCAACAACGCTGAAGCATGCCCACTGGGTGAGGATCTCACGGGGTCGGTGCTGATCCCGATCACACTGACTGACCCCATAGGGGAACGCATCGTCGAAGCTCTCGACGGTGCGCCCCTAACGATGGCTGGTCTCGGCGACTAA
- a CDS encoding PhoH family protein, with the protein MECTLADLTTPKTTNVTSKAGGRAQRQAERTYVLDTSVLLSDPSAIKRFAEHNVVLPVVVITELEAKRNDPEIGYFARQALRNLDEMRIKHERLDFPISVGDNGGTLRVELNHSNMSVLPSGLQLGDNDSRILAVALNLANEGLDVTVVSKDLPLRVKAASIGLAAEEYRAELAVDSGWTGQAEIELSGDQVSELYDKEQLHSRTVGDLPINTGLIVHSERGSALARVTARGTMSLVRGDRDIFGLHGRSAEQRLAIEMLLDPELGIVSLGGRAGTGKSALALCAGLEAVLEKQQHRKIMVFRPLYAVGGQELGYLPGDASEKMNPWAQAVFDTLGSVVSENVLEEVLDRGLLEVLPLTHIRGRSLHDAFVIVDEAQSLERNVLLTVLSRIGQNSRVVLTHDVAQRDNLRVGRHDGVASVIETLKGHSLFGHITLTRSERSAIAALVTELLEGNELA; encoded by the coding sequence ATGGAGTGCACGTTGGCCGATCTAACTACCCCCAAGACCACGAACGTCACGTCGAAGGCGGGAGGGCGGGCCCAACGACAAGCCGAGCGCACCTACGTGCTCGACACCTCTGTTTTGCTCTCCGATCCAAGCGCGATCAAGCGATTCGCCGAACACAACGTTGTTCTGCCCGTGGTGGTCATCACTGAACTCGAAGCCAAACGAAACGACCCCGAGATTGGGTATTTCGCCAGGCAGGCGTTGCGAAACCTCGACGAGATGCGGATCAAACACGAACGACTTGATTTTCCGATCTCCGTTGGCGACAACGGTGGCACGCTGCGCGTTGAACTCAACCACTCCAACATGTCTGTGCTTCCCTCGGGCCTGCAACTCGGAGACAACGATTCACGGATTCTGGCTGTTGCGCTGAACCTGGCAAACGAGGGACTGGATGTCACTGTCGTTTCGAAAGATCTTCCTCTGCGGGTGAAGGCGGCATCCATCGGACTCGCGGCCGAGGAGTACCGTGCAGAACTTGCCGTCGACTCGGGTTGGACCGGGCAGGCGGAGATCGAACTCAGTGGAGATCAGGTTTCGGAACTGTACGACAAAGAGCAACTGCACTCTCGCACGGTCGGCGATCTGCCGATCAACACGGGGCTCATCGTGCACTCCGAGCGGGGGTCGGCGCTCGCGCGAGTAACCGCACGGGGCACGATGTCGCTGGTGCGGGGTGACCGCGATATTTTTGGTCTTCACGGGCGTAGCGCAGAGCAGCGTCTGGCGATCGAAATGTTGCTCGATCCGGAGCTCGGAATTGTTTCTCTCGGTGGTCGCGCAGGAACTGGCAAGTCGGCCCTCGCGCTCTGTGCCGGGCTCGAAGCTGTTCTTGAGAAGCAGCAGCACCGCAAGATCATGGTGTTCCGACCGCTCTACGCGGTCGGGGGCCAGGAACTGGGCTATTTGCCTGGAGATGCGTCCGAGAAGATGAACCCTTGGGCTCAGGCGGTGTTCGACACCCTGGGGTCTGTGGTCTCCGAAAATGTGCTCGAAGAGGTGCTCGATCGTGGCCTGCTCGAAGTGCTCCCGCTGACCCACATTCGCGGACGCTCACTGCACGATGCTTTTGTGATTGTGGATGAGGCCCAGTCGCTCGAACGCAACGTTCTGTTGACAGTGCTCAGCCGTATCGGTCAAAACTCACGTGTCGTGCTCACCCACGACGTGGCGCAGCGTGACAACCTCCGTGTGGGGCGCCATGATGGTGTCGCTTCGGTAATCGAAACGCTGAAAGGCCATTCGCTGTTTGGCCACATCACCCTGACCCGCTCCGAGCGTTCGGCGATCGCAGCCCTCGTTACCGAGCTCTTGGAGGGCAACGAACTCGCCTAA
- a CDS encoding isoprenyl transferase — protein sequence MSQRKFPFGRGFLYGLYQKKLRRQLEGQQLPRHVAMIIDGNRRWAKLKDLETAAHGHRAGAAKYREFLVWCDDLDISVATLYLLSTDNLTGRSTEELGELFTIIGDLADDLSHFRDWQVQHVGSDVGLPATLKAQLTAAHNRTASNTGLHVNLAIGYGGRHEIAEAMRRIVRNHSDEGQSLDDLAGLLTPELIGEHLYTGGQPDPDLVIRTSGEQRISDFMLWQTAHSELYFVEALGPDLREVDFLRALRDFARRHRRYGQ from the coding sequence GTGAGTCAGCGAAAGTTTCCCTTCGGTCGTGGTTTTCTCTACGGTCTCTACCAGAAGAAGCTGCGGCGCCAACTAGAGGGCCAGCAATTGCCTCGACACGTTGCCATGATCATCGATGGCAACAGGCGGTGGGCAAAGCTCAAGGACCTTGAGACAGCAGCGCACGGTCACCGCGCAGGCGCCGCCAAGTACCGCGAATTTCTTGTGTGGTGTGACGACCTCGACATTTCGGTTGCCACCCTTTACCTGCTCTCAACCGACAACCTCACCGGGCGTTCAACCGAAGAGCTGGGTGAGTTGTTTACCATCATCGGTGACCTAGCCGACGATCTATCGCACTTTCGCGATTGGCAGGTTCAGCATGTGGGATCAGACGTGGGTCTCCCCGCCACGCTCAAGGCTCAGTTGACTGCCGCGCACAACCGCACGGCATCGAATACTGGGCTTCACGTTAATCTGGCCATTGGCTACGGTGGTCGCCACGAGATCGCCGAGGCAATGCGGCGAATCGTGCGAAACCACAGCGATGAGGGCCAGAGCCTTGACGACTTGGCCGGATTATTAACCCCGGAGCTCATCGGTGAGCACCTGTACACGGGTGGGCAACCTGACCCCGATCTGGTCATCCGCACCTCGGGTGAACAGCGCATTAGTGACTTCATGCTGTGGCAGACCGCGCACAGCGAACTTTATTTTGTGGAGGCGCTCGGCCCCGACCTGCGTGAGGTCGACTTTTTGCGTGCGCTGCGAGACTTCGCGCGCCGCCACCGCCGCTACGGCCAGTGA
- the trhA gene encoding PAQR family membrane homeostasis protein TrhA translates to MNRDASETPAVEAVDQEDAAGLPQLPLIEDAIAFDTADAKPTWRGWIHAATFPVAVVLGIILIVMADGVPAKVSSAVFVASSLMLFGVSALYHRFNWSDRTRMLLKRFDHSNIFLLIAGSYTPITVLALAPEKATLLLWLVWSGAALGIGFRIFWVGAPRWLYVPLYVLLGWAAMMFVVDFFQTNWIMMTLILAGGLFYTAGAVVYGLKRPNPIPGVFGFHEIFHTLTLLAFLCHWAGIFLVATNPPVA, encoded by the coding sequence ATGAATCGAGACGCCTCAGAAACGCCCGCCGTCGAGGCTGTTGACCAGGAGGATGCTGCAGGTTTGCCGCAGCTTCCCCTCATCGAGGATGCCATCGCATTCGATACCGCTGACGCCAAGCCCACGTGGCGCGGCTGGATTCACGCCGCAACCTTTCCCGTCGCGGTCGTGCTCGGCATAATCCTGATCGTGATGGCCGATGGGGTGCCTGCGAAGGTGAGTTCGGCGGTCTTTGTCGCGTCGTCACTCATGCTGTTCGGTGTTTCAGCGCTCTACCACCGCTTCAACTGGAGCGACAGGACGCGCATGCTGCTGAAGCGCTTCGATCACTCCAACATTTTTTTGCTGATCGCTGGCTCATATACCCCGATTACTGTTCTTGCACTGGCACCAGAGAAAGCAACCCTGTTGCTGTGGCTCGTGTGGAGCGGTGCCGCCCTCGGGATCGGGTTCCGCATCTTCTGGGTCGGTGCCCCACGGTGGCTGTACGTTCCGCTGTATGTACTACTCGGCTGGGCTGCGATGATGTTCGTCGTCGACTTCTTCCAGACCAACTGGATCATGATGACGCTAATTCTCGCCGGTGGACTGTTCTACACCGCCGGTGCTGTCGTCTACGGGCTCAAACGCCCCAACCCTATCCCGGGAGTTTTTGGCTTCCACGAGATTTTCCACACGCTGACGCTACTAGCGTTCCTGTGTCACTGGGCCGGAATATTCCTTGTCGCGACTAATCCGCCCGTAGCGTAG
- a CDS encoding DUF4307 domain-containing protein, whose product MPEVSSSNTGSIDDNDSGNSARSVDTITTPAGANADLDARYGRSPRAKRNNRAIIVTVALGFVAVFTAWLVWGGLLEAPAQFEARDTGFELIDESTVTVRWQFNVPENTDARCAVQALNSTFAIVGWKVVDVPASDQRNRALSETIRTTEQAVSGLIYRCWLT is encoded by the coding sequence GTGCCCGAAGTATCCAGTAGCAATACGGGCTCCATCGACGACAATGACAGCGGTAACAGTGCTCGCTCGGTCGACACCATAACGACTCCCGCGGGCGCCAACGCTGACCTTGATGCGCGCTACGGGCGCAGCCCCCGAGCGAAACGCAACAATCGCGCAATCATTGTGACGGTAGCCCTCGGATTCGTCGCCGTATTCACGGCCTGGCTGGTGTGGGGCGGCCTGCTGGAGGCCCCCGCGCAGTTCGAAGCGAGAGATACCGGATTCGAACTAATCGATGAGTCCACCGTCACTGTTCGCTGGCAATTCAATGTGCCCGAAAACACGGATGCGCGCTGCGCAGTCCAAGCGCTCAACTCAACATTTGCGATCGTGGGCTGGAAAGTGGTGGACGTTCCGGCCAGTGATCAGCGCAACCGGGCACTCAGCGAAACGATCCGCACCACAGAACAAGCTGTGTCTGGCTTGATCTACCGGTGTTGGCTAACCTAG
- the greA gene encoding transcription elongation factor GreA, whose amino-acid sequence MAGQENLTWLTQEAFDRRTAELEQLTGEGRHDIAKKIEAAREEGDLKENGGYHAAKEEQGKIEARIRVLTELLRHAVVGDVQDDDGVVEPGILVTAKIMGDESVFLLGSREIVADDSDLDVYSEKSPLGMAINGLKVGESTAYTAPNGKEIMVEIVKIATYSG is encoded by the coding sequence GTGGCAGGTCAAGAGAACCTCACATGGCTGACCCAGGAGGCGTTCGATCGTCGCACCGCCGAACTGGAACAGCTCACGGGCGAGGGACGGCACGATATCGCCAAAAAGATTGAGGCCGCACGCGAGGAAGGCGACCTTAAAGAGAACGGCGGCTACCACGCTGCCAAGGAAGAGCAGGGCAAGATTGAGGCCCGCATCCGTGTTCTCACCGAACTTTTGCGGCATGCCGTCGTTGGCGATGTTCAAGACGATGACGGTGTTGTCGAGCCCGGCATTCTCGTGACTGCCAAGATCATGGGCGATGAGAGCGTGTTCTTGCTCGGCAGCCGCGAAATTGTTGCCGACGACAGCGACCTCGACGTGTACAGCGAAAAGAGCCCGCTCGGAATGGCAATCAACGGGCTCAAGGTTGGCGAATCGACCGCCTACACGGCACCCAATGGCAAAGAGATCATGGTTGAGATCGTGAAAATCGCAACCTATTCGGGCTAA
- the ilvA gene encoding threonine ammonia-lyase — translation MCSAMETKRMPGPTLRDYEKARERVAEVADVTPMQTSRFLAEILGSPVFLKCENLQRTGSFKIRGAYNRLAGLTDEEKARGVVAASAGNHAQGVAFAARELGIKSTIFMPVGVPLPKLQATRHYGAEVILRGNTIDEPLRAAARFAEETGAVLVHPFDHIDIVAGQGTLALEVFDQVPTVDTVIVPIGGGGLVSGVAGAIKHRARAEGRNIRVIGVQAANAAAYPPSLEKGEIVEVKMSPTIADGIAVSKPGELNFTMVRDLVDEVITVTEDQTAYALLVLLERAKQVVEPAGAVGVAAILSGKIPPSGNTVVLLSGGNIDPMIMERIISHGLSASERYLRLRIPLPDRPGQLARISGIIAEANANVVEVLHSRHNNKAQFSEVQLELHIETRGPEHAESVLARLREEGFDPQVDF, via the coding sequence ATGTGCTCAGCCATGGAAACTAAGCGGATGCCCGGCCCCACTCTTCGGGACTATGAGAAAGCACGGGAGCGGGTCGCCGAAGTTGCCGACGTCACCCCCATGCAAACGTCGCGTTTTCTCGCGGAGATTCTCGGCTCACCCGTTTTTCTGAAGTGTGAAAATCTTCAGCGCACTGGCTCTTTCAAAATTCGGGGAGCGTACAACCGGCTTGCTGGCCTTACCGACGAAGAGAAGGCGCGCGGAGTAGTTGCAGCGTCTGCGGGCAATCATGCTCAGGGTGTGGCGTTCGCCGCGCGGGAGTTGGGCATCAAGTCCACCATTTTCATGCCTGTGGGTGTGCCCCTGCCCAAATTGCAGGCAACTCGTCACTACGGCGCCGAGGTTATCTTGCGAGGTAACACGATCGACGAGCCACTGCGCGCAGCCGCACGGTTCGCTGAAGAAACCGGTGCGGTTCTCGTGCACCCCTTCGATCACATCGATATCGTTGCCGGCCAAGGCACCCTGGCGTTGGAAGTCTTTGATCAGGTTCCCACCGTTGACACCGTTATTGTGCCCATCGGTGGTGGCGGACTCGTCTCCGGCGTTGCGGGAGCGATCAAGCACCGCGCCCGCGCAGAGGGTCGAAACATTCGAGTGATCGGTGTGCAGGCGGCCAACGCTGCCGCCTACCCACCCTCGCTCGAGAAGGGTGAGATCGTCGAGGTTAAGATGAGCCCCACCATTGCCGACGGTATCGCGGTGAGTAAACCCGGCGAGCTGAACTTCACCATGGTGCGTGACCTCGTTGATGAGGTGATCACCGTCACCGAAGACCAGACGGCGTATGCACTGTTGGTGCTCCTCGAGCGCGCCAAGCAGGTTGTGGAGCCCGCAGGCGCCGTCGGGGTAGCGGCGATACTTTCGGGCAAGATCCCACCAAGCGGCAACACCGTGGTGCTCCTGAGCGGTGGCAATATCGACCCCATGATCATGGAACGCATCATCAGTCACGGGCTATCGGCATCTGAACGGTACCTACGTTTGCGCATCCCGCTGCCTGACCGCCCCGGCCAGCTCGCGCGCATCTCCGGCATCATTGCCGAGGCAAATGCCAACGTGGTCGAAGTGCTTCACAGCAGGCACAATAACAAAGCACAGTTCAGCGAGGTTCAGCTCGAACTGCACATTGAGACCCGAGGCCCCGAGCATGCGGAGTCAGTGCTCGCGCGGCTCAGAGAGGAAGGCTTTGACCCTCAGGTCGATTTCTAA